The Aequorivita sublithincola DSM 14238 genome window below encodes:
- the metK gene encoding methionine adenosyltransferase — MAYLFTSESVSEGHPDKVADQISDALLDNFLAFDPESKVACETLVTTGQVVLAGEVKSNTYLDVQHIAREVINKIGYTKGAYKFSGDSCGVISLIHEQSQDINQGVDRENKEEQGAGDQGMMFGYATKETENYMPLALDISHKILIELAALRREDSEIKYLRPDSKSQVTIEYSDDNVPQKIVAIVVSTQHDEFDADEPMLKKIKKDIVEILIPRVKKQLPEYVQELFNDDITYHINPTGKFVIGGPHGDTGLTGRKIIVDTYGGKGAHGGGAFSGKDPSKVDRSAAYAARHIAKNLVAAGVADEVLIQVSYAIGVVEPTSIFVNTYNSSNVKISDGEIAKKVSEIFNMRPAAIEKRLKLRNPIYSETAAYGHMGRVPEMVSKVFESPYNGRIEKEVELFTWEKLDYVDKVKDAFGI; from the coding sequence ATGGCCTATTTATTTACTTCGGAAAGTGTTTCTGAAGGACACCCAGATAAAGTTGCGGATCAAATTAGCGATGCGCTTTTAGATAATTTTTTAGCTTTTGATCCCGAAAGTAAAGTTGCTTGTGAAACACTTGTTACTACAGGACAAGTTGTTTTGGCGGGCGAGGTGAAAAGCAACACTTACCTCGATGTACAGCATATTGCCCGGGAAGTGATCAACAAAATTGGTTATACGAAAGGAGCTTATAAATTCAGCGGTGATTCCTGTGGTGTAATTTCCTTAATTCACGAACAATCCCAAGATATTAATCAAGGTGTGGATCGTGAAAATAAAGAAGAACAAGGCGCTGGCGACCAAGGAATGATGTTTGGTTACGCCACAAAGGAAACCGAAAACTATATGCCTTTGGCGTTGGATATTTCGCATAAAATTTTGATTGAATTGGCTGCGCTTCGACGTGAAGATTCTGAAATAAAATATTTGCGTCCCGATTCAAAAAGCCAAGTAACCATTGAATACAGCGATGATAATGTTCCGCAGAAAATAGTTGCGATTGTGGTTTCAACCCAACACGACGAATTTGATGCAGACGAGCCGATGCTGAAAAAAATCAAAAAAGATATTGTTGAAATTTTGATTCCGCGAGTGAAAAAACAATTGCCAGAATACGTTCAGGAATTATTTAACGATGATATTACTTATCATATAAATCCAACCGGGAAATTCGTAATTGGCGGACCCCACGGTGACACCGGACTTACAGGAAGAAAAATTATCGTTGACACTTACGGCGGAAAAGGCGCTCACGGTGGTGGAGCATTCAGCGGAAAAGACCCGAGTAAAGTAGATAGAAGTGCAGCGTATGCTGCGCGGCATATTGCTAAAAATCTTGTGGCTGCCGGCGTTGCGGATGAAGTTTTGATTCAGGTTAGCTATGCAATTGGTGTTGTAGAACCGACTTCCATTTTTGTAAATACTTACAATTCTTCAAACGTGAAAATTTCCGATGGAGAGATTGCCAAAAAAGTTTCAGAAATTTTCAATATGCGCCCAGCGGCTATTGAAAAAAGATTGAAATTGAGAAACCCTATCTATTCTGAAACCGCTGCTTATGGCCATATGGGTCGTGTTCCTGAAATGGTTTCAAAAGTTTTTGAAAGCCCTTACAACGGAAGAATAGAAAAAGAAGTTGAGCTTTTTACTTGGGAGAAGTTGGATTATGTTGATAAAGTGAAGGATGCATTTGGAATTTAA
- a CDS encoding response regulator, producing MKRILIVDDDRIIGEMLKYMFNFRGFEVWVTANAGEAYHTILQQKIELIILDKFLAGLDGIALCTTLTTNKNTAHVPVIMMSAHPEIKMECLRAGASAFISKPFEMNTLFENIEKVLGK from the coding sequence ATGAAACGAATACTAATTGTAGATGATGACCGCATAATAGGTGAAATGTTGAAATATATGTTTAATTTTAGAGGCTTTGAGGTATGGGTAACCGCGAATGCTGGCGAAGCTTACCACACCATCCTTCAACAAAAAATAGAATTGATAATTTTGGACAAGTTCCTGGCGGGGCTGGATGGCATAGCGCTTTGCACTACCTTAACAACAAACAAGAACACGGCGCACGTCCCGGTAATTATGATGTCTGCACACCCTGAGATCAAAATGGAATGTTTGCGCGCTGGTGCATCTGCATTTATATCAAAGCCATTTGAAATGAATACGTTGTTTGAAAATATTGAAAAGGTTTTGGGCAAATAA
- a CDS encoding response regulator, translating into MNKILIVEDDHNLGIMIEEMLGFSGYNVMLSRKPLNTNEDIIKHDIKLVLLDKLIYGVDGTDVCAKIRKTAATSKTPVLMMSALSNARENCMKAGASDFISKPFDMADLIAKIEQLLPK; encoded by the coding sequence ATGAACAAGATACTAATAGTAGAGGATGATCACAATTTAGGAATTATGATCGAGGAAATGCTTGGGTTTAGCGGCTACAACGTTATGCTGTCAAGAAAACCCCTTAACACTAATGAAGATATCATTAAACATGACATAAAACTTGTGTTGCTGGACAAACTTATCTACGGGGTGGACGGCACGGACGTTTGTGCCAAAATCAGAAAAACAGCCGCTACCTCCAAAACCCCTGTACTAATGATGTCTGCACTTAGCAACGCACGAGAAAACTGCATGAAGGCAGGAGCTTCAGATTTTATCTCCAAACCCTTTGATATGGCCGATTTGATAGCAAAGATTGAACAGCTTTTACCTAAATAG